One stretch of Nomascus leucogenys isolate Asia chromosome 7b, Asia_NLE_v1, whole genome shotgun sequence DNA includes these proteins:
- the LOC115835843 gene encoding LOW QUALITY PROTEIN: putative POM121-like protein 1 (The sequence of the model RefSeq protein was modified relative to this genomic sequence to represent the inferred CDS: inserted 1 base in 1 codon; substituted 1 base at 1 genomic stop codon): protein MEILDTLIGKYLSRKRPPAYPYRQQPLAKLVAPRGRSEPSSGELKHPTVPHCSQERLPGHSVPLIPVRAQAEDLPHRDTSHQWCQDNPSVILQALSSFRDQQASAVCSEFQGILQLSHCTEHKDSLWGPGAGSHPFGAHNTRLSPDSXPGKAVLXESKAGMPEQDKDPRVQGFDDHGRVPKVTRDAPSAFRPLRDNGGLSPFVPRPGPLHTVLHAQRTEVRDKQRPQTSCTSSGTKRNAISSSYSSTGGFPWLKRRRGPASSHCQPTLSSSKKVSENRPQAVSSGHTQRAPRQTLAPRKGSPRSQASRPCGRKFPLLPRRRGEPLMMPPPLELGFRVTAEDLDREKEAAFRRINRALQVEAKAISDCRPSRPSYTSCSPAAGASGLPSVSKAPSMDAQQGRHNPQDGLGLVAPLASAAGTPSTVPVFGMQHGPPGPLLFVSSFPLPPNFFYFWDSAQVLWLFALPFGSSFPLPPTFFYFWDSAQVLCLIAAPFPAVSMDGSISGASSSPPPTPMEIDSSEADGARHSVRRNPLKRKADW, encoded by the exons ATGGAGATACTGGATACCCTCATTGGTAAG TACCTATCCCGCAAGCGTCCCCCAGCCTACCCCTATCGCCAGCAg CCTTTGGCCAAGTTGGTAGCTCCACGAGGACGCTCAGAGCCCAGCTCTGGAGAGCTGAAGCATCCGACCGTTCCCCACTGCTCCCAGGAGCGGTTACCTGGGCACTCTGTGCCCCTTATTCCTGTCCGGGCCCAGGCCGAGGACCTGCCA CACCGGGACACTTCGCATCAGTGGTGTCAAGACAATCCTTCCGTGATCCTGCAAGCCCTGTCTTCCTTCCGGGATCAGCAAGCCAGTGCTGTGTGCTCCGAATTCCAGGGCATCCTCCAGCTCAGCCACTGCACTGAGCACAAGGACTCTCTGTGGGGCCCAGGAGCAGGAAGTCACCCCTTTGGGGCCCACAACACCCGGCTGTCCCCAGACTCGTGACCAGGGAAGGCAGTGT AGGAGAGCAAGGCAGGGATGCCTGAGCAGGACAAAGACCCCAGAGTCCAAGGATTTGATGATCACGGAAGGGTCCCCAAGGTCACCAGGGATGCACCGAGTGCATTTCGGCCCCTGCGGGACAATGGAGGCCTCTCTCCCTTCGTGCCCAGGCCTGGGCCTCTGCACACAGTCCTCCATGCCCAGAGGACAGAAGTCAGAGACAAGCAGAGGCCCCAGACCTCCTGCACGAGCTCAGGCACAAAACGAAACGCCATCTCGAGCTCCTACAGCTCCACGGGAGGCTTCCCGTGGCTAAAGCGGAGGAGGGGGCCAGCCTCATCCCACTGCCAACCAACCCTCAGTTCCTCAAAGAAGGTCAGTGAGAACAGACCTCAGGCTGTCTCTTCGGGTCACACTCAGCGTGCACCAAGGCAGACGCTCGCCCCCAGGAAAGGCTCCCCCAGATCCCAGGCCTCTAGGCCCTGTGGACGCAAGTTTCCCCTGCTGCCACGCAGGCGAGGGGAGCCTCTGATGATGCCACCTCCGTTAGAGCTGGGGTTCCGGGTCACTGCTGAAGACCTGGACCGGGAGAAGGAGGCTGCGTTCCGGCGGATCAACAGGGCACTGCAGGTTGAGGCCAAGGCCATCTCGGACTGCAGACCCTCAAGGCCTTCCTACACTTCGTGCTCACCTGCAGCAGGGGCTTCTGGTCTGCCTTCTGTTTCTAAAGCACCCAGTATGGATGCACAGCAGGGAAGACACAACCCCCAAGACGGCCTGGGCCTAGTGGCCCCCCTAGCTTCTGCTGCAGGGACCCCCTCCACAGTTCCTGTGTTTGGGATGCAGCACGGACCACCAGGCCCCCTCCTGTTCGTCTCCtcatttccccttcctcccaaCTTTTTCTACTTCTGGGACTCAGCCCAGGTCCTCTGGCTGTTTGCTCTACCCTTCGGCTCCtcatttccccttcctcccaccttttTCTACTTCTGGGACTCAGCCCAGGTCCTCTGCCTGATTGCTGCACCCTTCCCAGCTGTAAGCATGGACGGAAGCATTTCTGGAGCCAGTTCCAGCCCGCCACCCACGCCCATGGAAATTGACAGTAGTGAGGCAGACGGAGCTCGGCATTCCGTCAGAAGAAACCCTTTAAAGAGAAAGGCCGATTGGTAA